The Alosa sapidissima isolate fAloSap1 chromosome 5, fAloSap1.pri, whole genome shotgun sequence genome has a window encoding:
- the LOC121709902 gene encoding UPF0461 protein C5orf24-like, which produces MMRRVPNTSSDYCMSSRPSCLAEDSRHLASHFDLCSTQASKFYPSIPLPGQMSLSPLSSCQNTLKPMTCQRQDHHGDAHPPAMGIKNNDQKPEDSKKKKTPGRSGKRGRPAGTTKAAGYRTSTGRPLGTTKAAGFKTSPGRPIGTTRAAGYKVSPGRPPGSIKNLSRLTKLGYGTCSSAAFPYSAMHKRGVCESVAKEKETNE; this is translated from the coding sequence ATGATGCGCCGAGTCCCCAACACCAGCAGTGACTACTGCATGAGTAGTAGGCCGTCATGCTTAGCTGAAGACAGCCGCCACCTCGCCTCTCACTTCGACCTGTGCTCCACGCAGGCCAGCAAATTCtacccctccatccctctgccTGGACAGATGTCTCTGTCCCCACTGTCCTCCTGTCAGAACACACTCAAGCCAATGACCTGTCAGCGACAGGACCACCATGGTGATGCCCACCCTCCAGCAATGGGGATCAAGAACAATGACCAAAAGCCGGAGGactcaaagaaaaaaaagactccAGGCAGGTCGGGCAAAAGGGGCCGCCCGGCCGGAACTACCAAGGCCGCCGGGTACAGAACCAGCACCGGAAGGCCACTGGGCACCACAAAAGCGGCAGGCTTCAAAACGAGTCCCGGGAGGCCCATAGGCACGACCAGAGCTGCTGGTTACAAAGTGAGCCCAGGCCGCCCGCCGGGAAGCATCAAGAACCTCTCTCGCCTCACCAAACTGGGCTATGGAACCTGCAGCAGCGCCGCATTCCCATACAGTGCCATGCacaagagaggtgtgtgtgaatCAGTGGCCAAAGAGAAAGAAACTAACGAGTAA